A stretch of the Desulforamulus ferrireducens genome encodes the following:
- a CDS encoding DUF5348 domain-containing protein, whose amino-acid sequence MLQDKKRGHPSALYERGHTSVTGSGLFGRGMSPIKRGRGISANREVTKLGELLAATLDQMDRVAGLYPYLDRLKGIERAELQKLINLCENGAEIADLARWVEYLQKPRTEGRIFIQPNGRYVMDTTGTEFTSGRPIEVYIPGGPDRGWHLGRVEHASRYGGYYFFNDTGDHCPLHEGMLVAVRG is encoded by the coding sequence ATGCTGCAGGATAAGAAAAGGGGACACCCCTCAGCTTTATATGAAAGGGGACACACCTCTGTTACGGGGTCGGGTCTATTCGGGCGAGGAATGTCCCCGATTAAACGGGGGCGTGGAATTTCCGCAAATAGAGAAGTAACCAAACTGGGCGAACTGCTGGCCGCCACCCTGGACCAAATGGACCGGGTGGCCGGCCTCTACCCCTACCTGGACCGGCTGAAGGGCATCGAGCGGGCGGAACTGCAAAAGCTGATCAACCTTTGCGAAAACGGCGCGGAAATCGCAGACCTGGCCCGGTGGGTGGAGTACCTGCAAAAACCCCGCACCGAGGGACGGATATTTATACAGCCCAACGGGCGGTACGTCATGGACACCACCGGCACCGAATTCACCAGCGGCCGGCCCATCGAAGTGTATATCCCCGGCGGCCCGGACCGAGGCTGGCACCTGGGCCGGGTGGAACACGCCAGCCGGTACGGCGGTTACTATTTTTTCAATGACACAGGCGACCACTGCCCGCTGCACGAAGGGATGCTGGTGGCGGTACGAGGTTAG
- a CDS encoding AAA family ATPase, with protein sequence MHITKLALHNFRNHRNSTIELDKMNIFIGRNNSGKSSILAAIEWALTGRNLWTDRAGRGAGDLVTRKEKNCQVGLELAGLGGVVRAMPPHTLTVGKSRNIQEGQAAIHHHLGADEQVVQLVLNAGSFTTMSPAEQKAFLFALCGISCTAEEIADATVQYLRGNGAAGDQAQEAAARVKALLPRGFGGDPAILEGMEKRAWEQRREAKKDLERTRAALAEMELPNLPDGLDLEDKETVEKQLAELEREKNELLKAHGARRAAQENLARCRERVNRLAAELERLNGEKSRLERETAGRDRDGLAQELDRLKSQAEQAANTAAEYDRELAALQAADRARRAVAEKLQAFDGRCPLAPELIACRMSGGEVQELINQLELENTAAAEKVDHLRAGIKKIQGQKRELQHRAGAIEKTLAELDAARTALHGLGEAIARTQRELDNTRQEASAWEETLHKSGADPEEIDRLQGRIDQGRDILRQLEVAEHGRRQARQLQQDLEVLEKELAVTERMVKALGPDGIRKTLLGDRIAGLTEKINTLLAAFTDERYQITWKEDFTPLVHRDGSALPVKLLSKSEQLRVGIALQAAIAKITGLKFLAVDEVDMLDQDNRDLLTGTLLGMLGQFDQIMLFCTVGDVIPQNPGLPGVKMFWVEGGAVSELGGGRGRPAVEGGAAHAAG encoded by the coding sequence ATGCACATTACCAAACTGGCCCTGCACAATTTCCGCAACCACAGAAACAGCACCATTGAGCTTGACAAAATGAACATATTCATCGGGCGCAACAACAGCGGCAAATCAAGCATCCTGGCCGCCATCGAGTGGGCCCTGACCGGGCGCAACCTGTGGACCGACCGGGCCGGCCGGGGAGCGGGCGACCTGGTCACCCGGAAAGAGAAAAACTGCCAGGTGGGGTTGGAACTGGCCGGCCTGGGCGGCGTGGTCCGGGCCATGCCGCCCCACACCCTCACCGTGGGCAAAAGCCGGAACATCCAGGAAGGACAGGCCGCCATCCACCACCATCTGGGGGCAGACGAACAAGTGGTGCAGCTGGTACTAAACGCTGGCTCCTTTACAACTATGTCCCCCGCAGAACAAAAAGCGTTCCTGTTCGCCCTGTGCGGTATCTCCTGCACCGCGGAAGAAATAGCCGACGCCACCGTGCAGTACCTGCGCGGCAACGGGGCTGCCGGTGACCAGGCCCAAGAAGCGGCCGCCAGGGTAAAAGCCCTGCTACCCCGGGGATTCGGCGGGGACCCCGCCATCCTGGAAGGTATGGAAAAGCGTGCCTGGGAACAGCGCCGGGAGGCCAAAAAGGATCTGGAACGCACCCGGGCGGCGCTGGCCGAAATGGAACTGCCCAATCTGCCGGACGGCCTGGACCTGGAGGACAAAGAAACTGTGGAAAAACAGCTGGCCGAGCTGGAAAGGGAGAAAAACGAACTGCTCAAGGCTCACGGCGCGCGCCGGGCCGCACAGGAAAACCTGGCCAGGTGCCGGGAGCGGGTCAACAGACTGGCCGCTGAACTGGAACGCCTGAACGGGGAAAAAAGCAGGCTGGAGCGGGAAACGGCGGGACGGGACCGGGACGGGCTGGCTCAAGAATTGGACCGGTTGAAATCGCAGGCGGAACAGGCCGCGAACACGGCGGCCGAATACGATCGGGAACTGGCCGCGCTGCAGGCCGCGGACCGGGCCAGGCGGGCGGTGGCGGAAAAACTGCAGGCCTTCGACGGCCGGTGTCCCTTGGCCCCGGAACTGATAGCCTGCCGCATGAGCGGGGGCGAAGTACAGGAACTAATCAACCAGTTGGAACTGGAAAACACCGCTGCCGCCGAGAAAGTTGACCACCTCCGTGCCGGCATCAAAAAAATACAGGGCCAAAAGCGGGAACTGCAGCACCGGGCCGGCGCAATAGAGAAAACCCTGGCCGAACTGGACGCCGCCCGGACCGCACTACACGGCCTGGGCGAAGCCATCGCCCGCACCCAGAGGGAACTGGACAACACCCGGCAGGAGGCGTCCGCCTGGGAAGAAACCCTGCACAAAAGCGGGGCCGACCCCGAGGAAATCGACCGCCTGCAGGGGCGCATCGACCAGGGGCGGGATATTTTGAGACAGCTGGAAGTGGCCGAACACGGCCGCCGGCAGGCCCGCCAGCTGCAGCAGGACCTGGAAGTGCTGGAAAAGGAACTGGCCGTTACCGAGCGTATGGTCAAGGCCCTGGGGCCGGACGGCATCCGGAAAACCCTGCTGGGCGACCGGATAGCCGGGCTGACGGAAAAGATCAACACCCTGCTGGCCGCCTTTACCGACGAACGCTACCAGATCACCTGGAAGGAAGACTTCACCCCGCTGGTACACCGGGACGGCTCGGCCCTGCCCGTCAAGCTGCTCTCCAAAAGCGAGCAGCTCCGGGTGGGCATCGCGCTGCAGGCCGCCATCGCAAAAATAACCGGGCTGAAATTTCTGGCCGTGGATGAAGTGGACATGCTGGACCAGGACAACCGGGATTTGCTCACGGGTACCCTGCTGGGCATGCTGGGCCAGTTCGACCAAATCATGCTCTTTTGCACCGTGGGCGACGTAATCCCTCAAAACCCCGGGCTGCCGGGCGTAAAAATGTTCTGGGTGGAGGGCGGCGCGGTCAGCGAGCTGGGCGGCGGGCGCGGCAGGCCCGCCGTGGAAGGGGGTGCCGCACATGCTGCAGGATAA
- a CDS encoding AAA family ATPase, which produces MALQFHRAQRKKAKLRLAFAGPAGSGKTYSALQVSFGLGGRVVLIDTERGSGELYAHLGEYDVCTLTAPFTPEKYVEAIRAAENAGYDVIIIDSLSHAWAGPGGVLDIHGYAADKGGNSWSAWRQVTPRHNELVDAMLQSRCHIIATLRSKMEHVQVVENGKTVVKKVGLNPIQRDGLEYEFTVFLDLDYNHTASATKDRTGLFDGLVFKPGAETGVEVQSRADRQPNLTVVGGGQAEAGSAAGGTAGGAGENRTWPAPEADTGGGNSMRHGPGEAVNPPAPERAAFDRKQQAAGRAGRLQNSGGNHTHSTAPTGPDQTARQSRAASQTPATQAQLKKIFATAGEAGLDETALHQLIEQETGKQSARDLAKPEASRVIELLLSVAGGRPNPKPESAPLPPRAANGGRMRLF; this is translated from the coding sequence ATGGCGTTACAATTCCACCGCGCACAGCGCAAAAAGGCCAAACTGCGCCTGGCCTTTGCCGGCCCGGCCGGCAGCGGAAAAACATACAGCGCATTGCAGGTGTCTTTCGGCCTGGGCGGCCGGGTGGTGCTGATTGATACTGAACGCGGCTCGGGCGAACTATACGCCCACCTGGGCGAATACGACGTCTGCACCCTCACCGCACCATTTACGCCGGAAAAATACGTGGAGGCCATCCGGGCGGCGGAAAACGCCGGGTACGACGTAATTATCATCGACAGCCTTTCCCACGCCTGGGCCGGGCCCGGCGGCGTGCTGGACATCCACGGGTACGCCGCGGACAAGGGCGGCAACTCCTGGTCCGCCTGGCGGCAGGTGACCCCCAGGCACAACGAACTGGTGGACGCCATGCTGCAGTCCAGGTGCCACATCATCGCCACCCTGCGTTCCAAGATGGAGCACGTCCAGGTGGTGGAAAACGGCAAAACGGTGGTCAAAAAAGTAGGCCTGAACCCCATCCAGCGGGACGGGCTGGAGTACGAATTCACCGTTTTCCTGGACCTGGATTACAACCACACCGCCAGCGCCACTAAGGATCGCACCGGGCTGTTTGACGGACTGGTGTTCAAGCCGGGTGCGGAAACCGGGGTGGAAGTACAGTCCCGGGCCGACCGACAACCAAACCTGACGGTGGTGGGCGGCGGTCAGGCCGAGGCGGGAAGTGCTGCAGGCGGCACCGCGGGCGGTGCCGGGGAAAACCGCACCTGGCCCGCGCCTGAGGCGGATACCGGCGGCGGTAATTCGATGAGACACGGGCCGGGAGAAGCGGTAAACCCGCCGGCGCCGGAGCGGGCCGCTTTTGACCGCAAGCAGCAGGCCGCGGGGCGTGCCGGGCGGCTGCAAAACAGCGGGGGAAATCACACACACAGCACCGCTCCCACCGGCCCGGACCAAACCGCCCGGCAGTCCCGGGCGGCCAGCCAGACCCCGGCCACCCAGGCCCAGCTGAAGAAGATATTCGCCACGGCCGGTGAAGCCGGGCTGGACGAAACGGCACTGCACCAGCTTATCGAACAGGAAACCGGCAAGCAATCGGCCAGGGACCTGGCCAAACCCGAGGCCAGCCGGGTGATTGAACTGCTCCTGAGCGTGGCCGGCGGCAGGCCAAACCCCAAACCCGAATCGGCACCGCTCCCGCCCCGGGCGGCGAACGGCGGCAGAATGCGGCTGTTTTAG
- a CDS encoding helix-turn-helix domain-containing protein — MELPFKKSRKRACITAQAAAEQLHIDKRSLYRIEAGQQPAPPELVWHMAVLYGDPVLVRWQQSEADPIGRRVNPPVLNAIVNSPQAVHYCLVRELDEAVPAADMLCRLVTNKMTSYDFTEHEKSQYFALYGKCVSNIKQAVAEVEGVMMRIFGVRAAETAGKAHRDKMLQKGYLQTKEKALPKEGAQEKTSYQSLTPSSWLVKETRSEYMAAI; from the coding sequence GTGGAATTGCCGTTCAAAAAAAGCCGCAAGCGAGCTTGTATAACGGCCCAGGCGGCGGCAGAGCAGCTGCACATCGACAAGCGCAGTCTTTACCGCATCGAGGCGGGGCAGCAGCCGGCACCGCCGGAACTGGTCTGGCACATGGCCGTGCTGTACGGCGACCCGGTCTTGGTTAGGTGGCAGCAAAGCGAGGCCGACCCCATCGGCAGGCGCGTCAACCCGCCGGTGCTGAACGCCATCGTCAACAGCCCCCAGGCGGTGCATTACTGCCTGGTGCGGGAACTGGACGAGGCGGTGCCGGCGGCCGACATGCTCTGTCGCCTGGTGACCAACAAGATGACCAGCTATGACTTTACCGAGCATGAAAAGAGCCAGTATTTTGCACTGTACGGGAAGTGCGTTTCCAACATCAAACAGGCCGTAGCCGAAGTGGAGGGGGTGATGATGAGGATCTTCGGGGTCCGGGCCGCCGAAACGGCCGGCAAAGCGCACAGGGACAAGATGCTGCAGAAAGGCTACTTACAGACAAAAGAAAAAGCCCTCCCAAAGGAAGGGGCACAAGAAAAAACCTCTTACCAAAGTTTAACACCATCAAGTTGGCTAGTCAAGGAAACCCGCAGCGAATACATGGCTGCCATTTGA
- a CDS encoding helix-turn-helix domain-containing protein, translating to MHVGKRIKEIRQESGVMAKHVARKAGISLWYLSMIENGKRVPSLEKLEAIADVLGVDVARFFLAHEVSEMLNKGQAR from the coding sequence ATGCATGTTGGTAAGCGGATTAAGGAGATACGCCAGGAATCGGGCGTGATGGCCAAGCATGTGGCCCGCAAAGCGGGTATCTCGCTGTGGTATCTGTCCATGATTGAAAACGGCAAAAGGGTCCCGTCCCTGGAAAAACTGGAGGCCATAGCCGATGTGTTGGGTGTGGATGTAGCCCGATTTTTTTTAGCCCACGAAGTAAGCGAAATGCTTAATAAGGGGCAGGCGAGGTAA
- a CDS encoding helix-turn-helix domain-containing protein — MRNEKFAKRLKEEREKKGWTQEHMAKLLNIKIGTLSGYERNYRTPDLEMASKIAKVLGVSVDYLLGLKDNEAAPWWEKDTPPADIELDKFIREQPNLRIFGDPLDEEVRDDIMLALRAAWEALKKERAASKQPKGK, encoded by the coding sequence ATGCGCAATGAAAAGTTTGCCAAACGGCTCAAAGAGGAAAGGGAAAAAAAAGGCTGGACCCAGGAGCATATGGCCAAATTGCTAAACATTAAAATCGGCACCTTATCCGGATACGAGCGCAACTACCGGACCCCGGACCTGGAAATGGCCAGCAAAATCGCCAAAGTACTGGGGGTCTCTGTGGACTACCTGCTGGGGTTGAAAGATAATGAAGCGGCCCCCTGGTGGGAAAAAGACACCCCGCCCGCCGACATCGAGCTGGATAAATTTATCCGAGAGCAACCCAACCTTCGCATTTTCGGAGATCCCCTTGATGAAGAAGTGAGAGATGATATCATGCTGGCGCTGCGCGCCGCCTGGGAGGCATTAAAAAAAGAAAGAGCCGCTTCCAAGCAACCCAAAGGAAAGTGA
- a CDS encoding ImmA/IrrE family metallo-endopeptidase: protein MLYKEARELAKSGEKPLDIARSLGIKVLFAPFRKIKGLAMSLGDKKIIIIDNGLLEAEQQFVCGHELGHFLLHPSTNFVFVLHNTFSYSKQEYQANRFSCELILGEKAENYKCMITEMAASGKLDQLSRFVSEISSMDEEIP, encoded by the coding sequence ATGTTGTATAAAGAAGCCAGGGAGCTTGCCAAGAGCGGGGAGAAACCGCTGGATATTGCCCGTAGTCTGGGGATTAAAGTTTTGTTCGCCCCGTTTCGAAAAATAAAAGGCCTGGCCATGTCGCTGGGCGACAAGAAAATAATTATTATTGACAACGGCCTGTTGGAAGCAGAACAGCAATTCGTCTGCGGACACGAACTGGGCCATTTTTTATTGCATCCATCGACAAACTTCGTATTTGTTTTACACAACACATTTTCGTATTCCAAGCAAGAATACCAGGCCAACCGTTTTTCCTGCGAGCTGATACTCGGTGAGAAGGCGGAAAACTATAAATGCATGATCACTGAAATGGCCGCCTCCGGGAAACTCGACCAGTTGAGCCGGTTCGTCAGCGAAATATCCAGTATGGATGAAGAAATACCGTGA
- a CDS encoding recombinase family protein, with protein MNAVIYARFSSDNQREESITAQVRACTEYCKRKGYIIVKTYTDEARSALTDDRPQFQQMVQDARDGLFDVLIVHKLDRFARNRYDSAFYKRELRRAGVKMESVLEHLDDSPESILLESLLEGLAEYYSKNLGREAMKGMKETALQAKHCGGIPPLGLDVGPDRSYMINGHEAKAVHLIFDMYDQGFGYDRIIDELNSFGYRTKRGGPFGKNSLHEILKNEKYIGVYTFNKRQGRTAYGRKNNRRQKPAEEIIRIPGAIPAIIDEALFNRVQERMLKRKQNPERARQKAKTVFLLTGLVFCGVCGTAYIGNTATNNGTRYGYYECGARDRTRTCTNRRIRKNVLEQIALDEIDKIFAPDVRPTLVKKTIDFYHQLYNQSGDEKKYLEKELKRVQTAINNLLRLIEQGQASDALVQQLSRREQEAALLQQDLDRLSARTAIMLTQKDVELYFESLYQQFKDKENEELLKHLVQQFVAKVTVFEDEIKVDLKIVLVTIGGGGGS; from the coding sequence TTGAATGCAGTTATCTACGCCCGGTTTTCCAGCGACAACCAGCGGGAAGAAAGCATTACCGCACAGGTGCGGGCCTGTACGGAATACTGCAAACGAAAGGGCTACATCATCGTAAAAACTTACACCGACGAAGCCCGCTCCGCCCTGACCGACGACCGCCCCCAGTTCCAGCAGATGGTTCAGGACGCCCGGGACGGCCTGTTTGATGTCCTGATTGTTCACAAACTGGATCGGTTCGCCCGCAACCGCTACGACAGCGCCTTTTATAAGCGGGAACTGCGCCGCGCCGGGGTAAAGATGGAATCCGTTCTGGAACACCTGGACGATTCGCCAGAAAGCATTCTGCTGGAAAGCTTACTGGAAGGCCTGGCCGAGTATTACAGCAAGAACCTGGGCCGGGAAGCCATGAAAGGGATGAAAGAAACCGCCCTGCAGGCCAAACACTGCGGCGGCATACCACCGCTGGGGCTGGACGTGGGGCCGGACCGCAGCTACATGATTAACGGACATGAAGCAAAGGCCGTGCACCTGATTTTTGATATGTATGACCAAGGTTTTGGTTACGACAGGATTATCGACGAATTGAACTCTTTTGGTTACCGCACCAAACGGGGCGGTCCGTTCGGCAAGAACTCTTTGCACGAAATTTTAAAGAACGAAAAGTATATCGGCGTCTACACCTTCAACAAACGCCAGGGCAGGACAGCCTACGGGCGCAAAAACAACCGCCGGCAAAAACCGGCGGAAGAGATCATCCGCATCCCCGGTGCCATTCCCGCCATTATCGACGAGGCCTTATTCAACCGGGTGCAGGAAAGAATGCTTAAACGCAAGCAAAACCCCGAACGGGCCAGGCAAAAAGCCAAAACTGTGTTTCTGCTCACAGGTTTGGTATTCTGTGGAGTGTGCGGCACCGCTTATATAGGCAATACCGCCACCAACAACGGCACCCGCTACGGGTATTATGAATGCGGGGCCCGGGACCGCACCAGGACCTGCACCAACCGGCGCATCAGGAAAAACGTGCTGGAGCAAATAGCTCTTGATGAAATAGACAAAATCTTTGCTCCGGATGTGCGACCAACGCTGGTTAAGAAAACCATAGATTTTTATCACCAGTTATATAACCAGTCTGGTGATGAGAAAAAGTACCTGGAAAAGGAACTCAAGCGGGTTCAAACAGCGATAAACAACCTGCTGCGCTTAATCGAGCAGGGTCAGGCATCGGACGCACTGGTGCAGCAGTTATCCAGGCGGGAACAGGAGGCGGCTTTGCTGCAGCAGGACTTGGACAGGCTATCCGCCAGGACGGCCATCATGTTGACTCAAAAGGATGTTGAGCTGTATTTTGAAAGCCTGTATCAGCAGTTTAAGGATAAAGAAAACGAGGAGCTGTTAAAGCACCTCGTCCAGCAGTTTGTTGCCAAAGTTACTGTTTTTGAAGATGAGATTAAGGTTGATTTGAAAATAGTTTTGGTTACCATTGGTGGAGGCGGGGGGAGTTGA
- the smpB gene encoding SsrA-binding protein SmpB — MVAKAKPAESTKGYKTITENRRARHEYHILETYEAGISLQGTEVKSLRAGKANLQDSFARVENGEMMLYNMHISPYEQGNRFNHEPKRPRRLLMHKQEIMRLLGKVREKGLALVPLKLYFNPRGRVKVELALAQGKKSYDKRQDIAHRDAKREMDRAIRERQKI, encoded by the coding sequence ATGGTTGCCAAGGCCAAGCCTGCAGAATCAACAAAAGGTTATAAAACAATTACAGAAAACCGCCGTGCCAGACATGAATATCATATTCTGGAAACCTATGAAGCGGGTATATCCCTGCAAGGTACAGAAGTTAAGTCATTGCGCGCTGGTAAAGCCAACCTGCAGGATAGTTTTGCCCGTGTTGAAAATGGCGAAATGATGCTTTATAATATGCACATAAGCCCCTATGAACAGGGTAATCGCTTTAACCACGAACCCAAAAGACCCCGCAGACTGCTTATGCATAAACAAGAGATTATGCGGCTTTTGGGCAAGGTCAGAGAGAAAGGCCTGGCACTGGTACCGCTAAAGCTATACTTTAATCCCAGAGGTAGAGTAAAAGTTGAGCTAGCTTTAGCTCAAGGGAAAAAGTCCTACGACAAACGTCAAGATATTGCCCACCGGGATGCCAAACGTGAAATGGACAGGGCCATCCGGGAAAGGCAAAAAATATAA
- a CDS encoding HDIG domain-containing metalloprotein → MKREEALQVLRKKLKNKNLVNHSIAAEVVMKSLAQHFGEDEEKWGLAGLLHDIDYDETKDKPELHSLEGAKMLEEMGMPADVIYAVKVHNARHGLPRQSLMDKALYATDPTTGLIVAGALIKPEKKLAAIDVTFLLNRMKEKHFAKGANREQICACSELGLTLEEFLGLSLEAMQGSAKELGL, encoded by the coding sequence TTGAAGCGGGAAGAAGCACTGCAAGTGCTGAGGAAGAAACTGAAGAATAAAAACTTGGTTAATCACTCTATTGCAGCAGAAGTTGTCATGAAAAGTCTGGCCCAACATTTTGGCGAAGATGAGGAAAAGTGGGGATTAGCTGGCCTATTGCATGATATTGACTATGATGAGACCAAGGATAAGCCGGAACTGCATAGTCTGGAAGGAGCCAAAATGTTGGAAGAAATGGGTATGCCCGCGGATGTTATTTATGCAGTGAAGGTACACAATGCCAGACATGGTCTACCACGTCAAAGTCTAATGGATAAAGCGCTTTATGCCACAGATCCTACCACCGGCTTAATTGTGGCCGGTGCCTTGATCAAGCCAGAAAAGAAACTGGCTGCCATCGATGTAACATTTTTGCTGAATCGGATGAAAGAAAAACACTTTGCCAAGGGAGCCAATCGTGAGCAAATTTGCGCCTGCTCTGAATTAGGACTTACTTTGGAAGAATTTTTAGGACTAAGTTTAGAAGCAATGCAAGGATCAGCAAAGGAACTTGGATTATAA
- a CDS encoding PaaI family thioesterase, with the protein MPTYQEIYGSEKWQEANKCFVCGKNNPIGLKISVKHKGDISYTTFTPGPEHSGWLNIMHGGLLSTLMDEVMGHWLWSRGAPVMTVEMNVRYLKPVLIGEPIVVTARQKMDRGRIAYMEAEVTLSDGTPVARSTAKFIKTERGLQLEAGRSTASAEEETEE; encoded by the coding sequence ATGCCTACTTATCAAGAAATTTACGGTAGTGAAAAGTGGCAAGAAGCCAACAAGTGTTTTGTTTGTGGGAAAAACAATCCCATTGGCCTGAAAATTTCTGTTAAGCATAAGGGGGACATCAGCTATACCACCTTTACGCCGGGGCCGGAGCATTCCGGCTGGCTCAATATTATGCACGGCGGCCTACTTTCCACCCTGATGGATGAGGTTATGGGACACTGGCTGTGGAGCAGGGGAGCCCCGGTGATGACCGTGGAAATGAATGTGCGCTATCTTAAACCTGTTCTCATTGGTGAACCCATTGTGGTAACGGCCCGACAGAAGATGGATCGGGGGAGAATTGCTTATATGGAAGCGGAAGTCACCCTGTCCGATGGCACACCGGTTGCCAGATCTACGGCAAAATTTATTAAGACAGAAAGGGGACTTCAGCTTGAAGCGGGAAGAAGCACTGCAAGTGCTGAGGAAGAAACTGAAGAATAA